A region of Diospyros lotus cultivar Yz01 chromosome 3, ASM1463336v1, whole genome shotgun sequence DNA encodes the following proteins:
- the LOC127796564 gene encoding CRIB domain-containing protein RIC6-like, translating into MGTNKMKGVLKGLRYITQIFDEDKEPEMQIGFPTDVKHVAHIGWDGPSVDSPSWMKEFDATAPQGAQGFQSAPLNANGEPINSEEDIKWVSEGSGRKGSLKAQDSANKEPSQKPKTTRRHSSAGGSPTPGSPKRDPSGKSGRASRKNSSEGSKSTRHKDSEALPDIPKKSHRKKPKDLGGSSKSSRSKQGPPAPDGQPLPGSESNGGLVSQNSSSRPPVEEDKG; encoded by the exons ATGGGGACCAACAAGATGAAGGGCGTTTTGAAGGGCTTACGATACATTACTCAGATATTTG ATGAGGACAAAGAACCGGAGATGCAAATTGGGTTTCCGACGGACGTAAAGCACGTGGCTCATATTGGGTGGGATGGACCCTCTGTAGACTCACCCAGCTGG ATGAAGGAGTTTGATGCAACGGCACCCCAAGGGGCCCAGGGATTTCAATCAGCACCGTTAAATGCCAATGGGGAACCAATCAACTCGGAGGAAGATATCAAATGGGTTTCTGAAG GTTCTGGCCGGAAGGGTAGTTTAAAAGCACAGGATTCTGCAAACAAAGAACCGTCCCAGAAGCCCAAGACAACCAGACGCCACTCTTCGGCAGGGGGTTCGCCCACACCCGGATCCCCAAAACGCGATCCGTCCGGAAAATCGGGCCGGGCATCAAGGAAAAACTCGTCGGAAGGTTCGAAGTCGACCCGCCACAAGGATTCGGAAGCCCTACCTGACATCCCGAAGAAATCGCACCGCAAGAAGCCCAAGGATTTGGGCGGGTCATCAAAGTCGTCGCGCTCGAAGCAGGGCCCGCCCGCCCCTGACGGCCAGCCCCTGCCCGGATCCGAGAGCAATGGCGGCCTGGTCAGTCAGAACTCCAGTTCGAGGCCGCCCGTAGAGGAAGATAAAGGATAA
- the LOC127796563 gene encoding piriformospora indica-insensitive protein 2-like: protein MALSSPSSPSSCLLGLLFFLIFSVLQRSIVVAQLSLNSEEQESVYRVLEAVNSEVPWRSLFPDDFCSSAPHGVACDFFVDGAAEAVHVTELSFGYVSDYSPNPPCTESSTVDSRLLLPFKHLRKLFFYKCFTERPVFMSAVSISASSLEELVFIENPSLVGSLAGQLGNLTSLRRLVLTGNNVSGEIPGGLGDLTNLEEIMLSRNKFSGEVRFSINKLKKLKVLDLSYNGLTGNIPESIGELPKLLKLDLSSNRFSGKIPHTLKNLKNLEFLDMSYNLFTNSGIPLCLAEMPNLKELYLSGNFFGGHIPEIWDKLGGIVGVGLSGTGLVGNIPASMGTFLRNVVYLGLDNNGLEGTVPEELGYLSSLNELNLENNNLKGRLPFSANFAAKLGDKLKLEGNPELCIDEGLWSPKIASSLGQLKLCKKPSLPNPVPFSGGILVTPVYLVSILGFFVSLMLVVA from the coding sequence ATGGCTCTCTCTTCACCTTCTTCTCCGTCGTCTTGTCTTCTTGGTCTCCTCTTCTTTCTGATATTCTCGGTATTACAGCGTAGCATAGTGGTTGCACAGCTTTCGCTCAACTCGGAGGAGCAGGAATCGGTGTACCGAGTTCTGGAAGCCGTCAACTCGGAAGTCCCGTGGCGATCTCTCTTCCCGGACGACTTCTGCTCCTCCGCCCCCCACGGCGTCGCCTGCGACTTCTTCGTCGATGGCGCCGCTGAGGCAGTTCACGTCACGGAGCTGAGTTTCGGCTACGTCTCTGACTACTCCCCGAACCCACCTTGCACGGAAAGCTCCACCGTCGATTCTCGCCTCCTCTTGCCCTTTAAACACCTCCGAAAGCTCTTCTTCTACAAATGCTTCACGGAGAGGCCAGTCTTCATGTCCGCCGTTTCAATTTCGGCATCATCTCTCGAAGAGCTAGTGTTCATTGAAAACCCATCTTTGGTCGGTTCCCTCGCCGGCCAACTCGGTAACTTGACGAGTTTGAGGAGGTTGGTTCTCACAGGAAACAACGTCTCCGGTGAAATCCCCGGTGGGTTGGGTGATTTGACCAACCTGGAAGAGATTATGCTCTCGAGAAACAAATTCAGCGGCGAAGTTCGGTTCAGTATAAACAAGTTGAAGAAGCTGAAGGTTCTCGATCTTAGCTACAATGGGTTAACCGGAAACATTCCGGAATCAATCGGCGAACTACCGAAGCTTCTAAAGCTCGACCTCAGCTCGAATCGATTTTCAGGGAAAATACCACATACCTTAAAGAATctgaagaatttggagtttctggACATGAGTTACAACCTATTCACGAACTCTGGAATCCCGCTATGCTTAGCAGAAATGCCCAACCTGAAGGAGCTGTACCTGAGTGGAAACTTCTTTGGAGGGCACATTCCGGAAATTTGGGACAAACTCGGGGGCATTGTGGGAGTAGGACTCTCCGGGACCGGACTCGTCGGGAATATCCCGGCCTCGATGGGGACATTTCTGAGAAACGTGGTTTATTTGGGCCTGGATAACAATGGGCTTGAAGGGACAGTGCCTGAAGAGCTCGGATACCTGTCTTCtctgaatgaattgaatttagAGAACAATAACCTGAAGGGCAGGCTGCCATTTTCTGCCAATTTTGCAGCCAAGTTAGGCGACAAGCTCAAGTTGGAGGGCAACCCAGAACTGTGCATCGATGAGGGTCTCTGGTCCCCCAAAATTGCCTCTAGTTTGGGGCAGTTAAAGCTGTGCAAGAAGCCAAGCCTTCCCAATCCTGTCCCATTCTCTGGGGGCATTCTCGTCACACCAGTTTATCTTGTCTCCATCCTTGggttttttgtttctcttatgTTAGTAGTCGCATAA